The DNA window TTCGGTATGGCCCAATGTAACGAGTAGCTAGCTTCCCAATTTTTCCaatcgatcctttcctttttgTGCAGCTACTTTCAAGAAGACTAAATCATTTATTTCAAAATGACTTCTTTCtaccgcggtctgcatacttcttttgtcggtcttgagcttcttcttcatattggcttgaattatccttactctctctgcagcctcatctactatttctggaccaagaattcttctctcaCCACACTTCTGCCCAACATACTGGCGTTCTACAAGGTCGACCATACAATGCTTCGTATGGTGACATACCAATACTAGAGTGGTAGCTATTGTTGTAGGAGAATTCTATCAGCGGCAAAATCTTTTCCCACGGACCATTCCAGTCTAAGATACACAACCTTAACAGATCTTCCAGAGTTCTAATGGTTCTTTCGGTTTGGCCATCGGTTTCTGGATGAAACGCTGTACTCATATGCAAATCAGTTCCCAAGGCTTGTGAAAGGCTCGCCAAAATTCAGCAGTAAAGCGCGGGTCTCGGTCTGAAACTATATTTGCTGGAAACCCATGAAGCTTTACTATTTCCTCCAAATACAGCTCTGCTAACGTCTCAACTTTGTCTGTAAGTTTCATCGGTAGGAAATGAGCAGATTTGGTAAGACGATcgacaatcacccaaactgcatcattcccacggccggatgctcgaggtaaaccagaaataaagtccatcgctactgcatcccatttccattcagggATAGGTAGCTTTGAAGTAAGCCACCTGGGACTTGGTGTTCAGCTTTTTATCCGCTGGCAACTCTGACACTCAGAAACCCATATggcaacatctctcttcatcccCTGGCCAGTGGTAATATCTTCGGATATCTCGATACATCTTTGTGCTTCCGGATGAATGCTTAAGAGAGAATGGTGTGCAGTCCTTAGAATCTCCTcttgaagtccttctcctttcggaacagttattcgaccattgagtaacaaagttccatcacttgcaacttgatatcctccgaagtttccttcattcaactgctctcgtatcttcttcaggttcacatctctcatttgatattcTCGGATACGAGAAAGTAAACCAGCTTTGCTTACTGCTTGTATCCTAGAggttctctttcctctccttctAAGGCAGCCAAACTAATCATTTTGAATTCCGCTTCCAGGTTCTGGAGTTCTTTTTCAATATCTACATCAACTTTCCTTCTGCTCAACGCATCAGCAACAACGTTGGCTTTTCCTGGATGATAGGATCTGCATGTCGTAATCAGCTATGAACTCCATCCATCGTCTTTGCCTTAGGTTCAAATCAGGTTgagtgaaaagatacttaaggcttttatggtcagtgaacacttggatcttctcaccatacaagtacgatcgccaaatccgaagggcaaatactactgcagccatctctaggTCATGTGTCGGATAATTCACTTCATGCTTTCTTAGTTGCCTAGATGCATAGGAGTTACCTTATCGTCCTGCATCAGCACAcaacctaaaccaacatgagatgcatccgtatacacggtgtatggttggttaggcttaggcaatctaagataggtgcagtcgtcaaagcttcttttaacttttcgaaTGCTTTCTCGGTTTCTATACTCCATTCATAAGCAATCCCTTTACCGGTAAGACGAGTCAAAGGCTTTGATACGCTTACAAATCCTTGGACAAACTTTCTGTAATAGCCGGCcaatccgagaaaacttcgaatctcggtaacagaagtcggatgcggccattccttaatagcagctatcttttctggatcgacggcaactccttcttctgaaactcgatgtcctaagaagccaacttctcttttccagaaacaacatttactaagcttagaaaaaagcttttgatctcggagacgctccaaaactagtcgtagatgcctttcgtgttcttctgcacttcgggaatatatgaggatgtcatcaatgaatatgataacaaactcatccaggtaatcccgaaatacttcattcatcagtcgcataaatgcagcggggcattggtaagaccaaaaggcattactacgaactcaaagtgtccatagcgggttctaaaggcggtcttcatgatatcggcttcggaaatcggaatctgatgataacccgaagctaaatcaatcttcgaaaaccagcttgcaccttgtaactggtctaatagctcatcaattcttgggagtgggtacttgtcttttatggttacgttattgattccacgataatcaatacataaccgcatgcttccgtctttcttctttacaaatagcacgggtgctccccatggtgatgaactaggacgtatgaaacccttgtctaacaaatcagctagctgctgcttcaactcagcgagttctgctggtgccattcggtatggtgcctttgctattgcagctgatccgagttctaaggttatactaaaggggctactcctagacggcggcaatccctctaatgccttaaacacgtcctcatattctctgactactggtatttcttccatgttctgctctttctcgtcttctactggtccagcaactaaggtcactaagtatacttcttcacccttctccaaaacgttttcaattctcaatgctgacactaatgacgctccaacacttggtactatgccatggtaagctaaagggggttgggtatctctctcaaaaacaatcttccctcgaccacaatcaaggtgagctcggtaacttgacagccaatccatccctaagagtacctcgtacctctctaaggggagaactaacaaatcagccggaaaaatcatatcttggataatgattggaactcttaaaatacagccttcagtttcaagaacttgatctccgggagttagaacgggaatggataaattcaccttagtgaattctccatcgaattgggatgctacttcgggagctacaaaactatgtgttgctcctgaatcgaaaaggatgtgggcggatattccacccacaagcaaagttcctgacaataattgactttaccgtcaattacttactcaaccacttttataatatttttatatcactaattcacaaatcaattattttttttttttttaataatttatgcaacactcaatcggataagaaaacaaaccagaaatcggaccctgaggtggtccggatggtcctggtaactctaaagcgtaagccctaccagcagtggcttgacgcttagcaggaggtaagggtaaaggtgggttaactggtCTGGCGGGTCGAGCACTCGAAACAACAGGCTGAGCAAGATGAGTGCGTGGACATGATGTCGCGTAATGTCCTCgctctccacacgtgaaacaagtgatgtgagatggtacagccggttggaactgtcccacggtcggacaatctctcctaacatggcccagctggccacaagtgaaacaagtTGGGGTTCTAGGTCTAGGACCTCCAGATCGACCTCCCCGAAAAGCTCTACCTCCCCGTCCTCGCTGCACAGCAGAATGCGGCTGAGGCTGGAATggaacagatggacgtctaggttgtgtggcattgctagaagaagctctctcagcagcAGTGGCCTCCTCAACGTTTACAGCCcgctcaacaagatcagcaagcctatgaaactctactgcctcaagtctgctcctgatatatgggttaagtcctcgaaggaacttacggataatcatcatctcgtcctctcgaccatagtggacatacttcctgagacgggtgaactctgcctcatacttcctaacagataatcctccctgaactagctccatgaatttaatctccaatcgatcacgggcttccggtgggaagtactttcgaacgaacgctgtacggaagtcagcccaactcagattgaagtctccaaagttcctctctacgcataaccaccaactgatggcgtccttctctagatagtaaacagccacgtctttttttaaattcttccggacaacgggttgcagcaaagttctgctcgagattgtgaagccatgcatcagcttcaaagggatcagtgcctccctggtaatgcttcgtccccaagttcttcataatcatgactatcttcagGAAGTCCGGGTGAGAAGTGGTAGGTACTGGAGCTGGCTGAGCACGCTGTGCTTCTCGCTGTGCATTCAGTGCTTGATAttgcaaattcaccatctcagccatcagttccagaagtgctaTCATAGCTGGATCGGTTGGCGCTGGTTGAGGTTGTGCTGCCGGAATAGGTGCGGCAGGGGCCGGTGGAATATGAGCGGCAGGAGCCGGTGGAATATGAGCGACAGGAGATACAGGAGCTGCGGGATGATCTCCATGCACTGGACTATCGTGTACCACATCCACCTCGATGTCCATAAAGTACGGGTCTGGAGACAATGGAATGTGCTCCGGTGCCTGATCATATGACTCTTCAGACGGGTCAGTCTCAAAGCTAGAGCCTGAAGGTGTAGCCTCAAAGCTAGGAGTCGGAAGTGGTGCCGGAGTAGATGGCGGCGAGGactctgaagatgatgaaataggTATCAGTAGATAATGTCCACCACGATGTGCCTGTCTCGGTggcatctgcaacaaaagatcatggtaagtttctacccaggtctatcaattcctaaaagaaggaacaaaccagcatatcctaattatccttgcgacacatttttgactcgaaagttatttgaaacaagtcccattcaagcatcgtataaccatgctctgataccacctttgtgacacccccgatcgtagataaccggaaatgacacggtcaatgttccctgatggtcgacccgaggttctcgaaataaatccgatcaccttagaccaacaaccaaagaacagagacactcctatcggatattactctaggcttttcaacccgataaagcaatattcgatagttagttcgtcccggacaaggactaatatcatatgagaactcgtgatttataaacatcttttttacattatttatttactttaaacatcttacaaagtgttatagtttaccctacggcctatcgcccaacaacgttgtaagtaaatatacatcaaaaggtacattgcaaggacaacaaaatactaccgctggttggccgctccttccgtccaaaagatttaagtgtctcccgcctaaggtttacctgcacacacaaatgagtcatgagcaactagtttactcagtgaatctagaatcacaacacaatcaataacaatcaagcaattatcaaatgcatatacatgatcatgcaagtactagtactatactttaatatcgatcatcattgtgaattcttattttaaacatcacttccacaacacccgcccgttaccatactcataaaatacaatatatatactagacccgagaaaccactaaggctaaccgagactagtgagttagcatcaccatcattgtcgaatgtccggtatgaacaatctgacactgcatcgtcatgcagtacacggtctccagggagctaccccatcatcgtgtcttcatgaccttgttccattcgcaggaccaagtcacggtaatgcgggggctttagggatagtgaatataacaagacttcacatgattttacttccataatcattctgaaattaattcataattaatccttaattaatcataattaactcttaattaatcctagattaatccttaattaatctcatattaatctttaattaatccaagattagtacttaattaatcatgattactccttaattaatcacagattaattctcaattaaaccaaggttaattcttaattaaaccaagattaatccataatcaaaaccatgattattttatgattagtacttgagaacaagtactaagattaggattaacctcactttaaaattattatttaagtgtaagtgtttagcatgagtaaacacaacaccattcttaaatattcagacactttactaacttaatcaaggactcattcatgatctatctcaacatctgtctagactcacctaaagattactcttgaaactggcttggacaagacttgagttccacttgaacaaggctgaatggaccaagagactgaatggataggatgggactagcaaagctccacaccttagctgatcaaaacaaggcaaggttgggttcagaacatcaacaatctgacagttcggttcaagctaaacaacttaaatcaaatcagttcaagctcggttcctttcataccagatcagatcagttcagttctattcagttaacaacagttcaagacaagatcagactgagtttagtttcgtttctccaatcaatccataacagcttagcaaactgttttaggagatggattcaaaccgaaactaaacaagaagtgaactgtatcataacttaaacaactgatccgaccaagacctaaacaaaacatcaaatgttctgatcagatactgacagaggcaaggagaccaaagcttaccaagatgaaccaaaggattagatggcctcagctgatcctcttctccaatgtaggcttgtggctggactgatcaaagagaaagatcaaggtctgatcatgatctgaactcaactaggtctagggttttatttaaaaatctcaccttctgatctttctcaaggtaacaaactgagctaaggttgaagattaggtcaccaccaattttttcttgatttattttcttgatttttctcactgatttttatgttcttctttctctctttctcactgaaattctctaggtttttctgcagggttctgaacgtgggaagcagctggagaggggttaaatataaggtgagcttgcttcaggtgagggtttcactcaggacaaagctaagctgagtggggacagctggccagctgcttcagcactctcagcacaagctgctgtcctttccttaacctgaagaaactccagccctttcatgtgcttctcacatgacaatctaagaaacaaggcaagcaggcagcttgtgattgtcatgtgacagttactgaagaagctaggcaagcaggcagcttgtgattgtcatgtgacagttactgaagaagctaggcaagcaggcagcttgtgattgtcatgtgacagttactgaagaagctaggcaagcaggcaggtgcaagtcatgtgattaaagactgagcaagcaggctggtggaagacatgagtctggtccaaaattaattgtagcagttggttgataattttcaataatttttcaaccaaatattccttgtctttggctctcgtcttgttctcggaaaatctcttctagtttaataaaaattcgaccaaaatatttaagactcgaccaaactatcaagtgaaggtctttcaaccacaagacagttccttcgagaaattaatctaccgggtcgatttttatttttattaatccttgttaaaccaactaaaaactggtcgagcgggatttttctcgaccaaaaatttattggctcatgagggttattacactgtcggtcaaggtgtgaactcgatGATTACATCAGTGTAGtacgcgtgcggcccagaacatctaagggcatcacagacctgttattgcctcaaacttccttggcctaaatggccatagtccctctaagaagccgaccgtgaagggatgcctccacgtagctagttagcaggctgaggtctcgttcgttaacggaattaactagacaaatcgctccaccaactaagaacggccatgcaccaccacccatagaatcaagaaagagctctcagtctgtcaatccttactatgtttggacctggtaagtttccccgtgttgagtcaaattaagccgcaggctccactcctggtggtgcccttccgtcaaccCGACCATACtcccttgcgaccatactccccccggaacccaaaaactttgatttctcataaggggccagcggagtcctaaaagcaacatccgctgatccctggtcggcatcgtttatggttgagactaggacagtatctgatcgtcttcgagcccccaactttcgttcttgattaatgaaaacatccttggcaaatgcttttgcagttgttcgtctttcataaatccaagaatttcaactctgactatgaaatacgaatgcccccgactgtaacacccccgaaccgtcctaagcataggtcgacccaccggccaacaatcaaacaagaacatgaccgacggacgatccacaccaagggttggagatgaaaggccaaccggccagccaacaatcaaacaagaacatgactgaccgtccaacccaacaccatggtctggaagcgctacgtgatgggctagggacaatcctgtcagagtcacaaactttactccacgacctagaccagttcatccactaactcgtcccgctgcgtcaacgcataaggctttgcaacccgtacccagagttagcgttttccgttagatcaaggcctaaggcttttcaacccgtaccttgacctaacgttgtgttagaccggactagtcaaatatcagagtactcatgaagcgcatataaaacaattactttattgattcgagaaatatccatacattgatataattcgagaccggtcccggcctaatgccaaatcgagtcaactaaacacaaatctacaataccgtttacaaaaggcatgaaaatctacaccggcggtcctaacgtccagcaccaagctatccgatcatccttacctaaagcgacctgcaaaaaggacaacagagttggatgagtaacctaatgttactcagtgagctggcggcctctacccgcaacctagactctaacccggacaacccaaaataacaatcaatctagccctagcatgcaataaaagataaggctaagcaaaccgttactaagttagacttggcctcctgccatgatctagcttcaagtaacgggaacctgcataaaaacaagtcaacaaccaatccctagttaaccatatatacgcctgagttcagtactcatgtagtgttagacacttagactatacaagtatcactagtcgatcgaccaacaatcaaacaagaacatgatcggccaaccaatcataccgcatagctttaatatccaccacccttcacaagcaatccctcaaacacatacaggccaacgtcaggcctacaataatcaaatacacaccaagcctaatccggtacctaagccagacttaggacttaatgtcagaacctgcaagcaaatcaatcaacaacaaacacaatcacaataataagactatgagtaactacgactcgatctaacttgtaacaccgtatatcggtgctacactaactcaagggttccataaccctctacgacactctaacacaacactctaacctgggccctggtgacttcgtgttcctcctctctatcggcaatatcctatctccctaccacaaaggccataagaaggaactttcaaccgaccgcggcccacagtccttcggatcaccgcgcgacagcccacagtccttcgggtcactgccacattacaccgtcgtgtaataactcagccctaggccatgatcccgtctctctgagtcttcccgatccagcgaataaggggtttccttgaacccgctgggtacgaggccgaggaaacactaatcacccctacacaagcctagtatgggcgggttacgcacatactgtcggcacactcacacaacgcaaactcaatctagaacctaacctaaagataaagttccagatcctaactagacactcgaatccacaagactaaccatagtaccggtagtccggcctatatggcctaagacccttagtactaataactaaacaataatatcaatactaaacaaataaatcaaaccgttattcagatagtccagcctcctgctatgaaactatccttaaagataacgggaacctgcactcaaccatatcaacacgcaagaatagaaaacatgatgcatcctagccctagtcttagtcaggttattaactcagtcttaattccattcatctcagcttagcccttgctaaactgagtccggttccataaataaaataaccctaaggactctaccattcaataacgtgatcattctaatctatatgcagactcaatctaccctaaattccaagtggaattcaaacaaaccaactcacagtgttctaggcgagaagcagctggttgatcggagaagacttggccaaaacccaatggacgccttgactggactggaatggactgatcttgtcttggatacaaccttggcttcaccatgaagaagttgacaggcctcgacagggtgatctggactcggacagaacctcctctagcttctggacagttcttcggacttcccggcggagtatcgagcagaacttcgactgatctgaacccatggaactgaactaatcttgtacagcacctccacttgattgtaggagaatatgactggcttggacggattgaattggacagagcttccgcgtcacaatcgtaaagaatcgacgattggacggaactggccttctcggtggagtatcggtcttcagaatcgaccatactctagaatcgatcacttcctttctctctctctctctctctctctatagccacgttgacttgactcccatctgatctgatcttcacttgattgaccttcagttggacagaaccttctcaAACACCGAGTACAAGCTCCCATAGCCTTCCAGCATTCGCCTCCATGACGCCTTCCGCACTTGGAACACTCTggcctaccacttgaggttttaccctcctcggacgtgtccctcttcctcttccggtCACTTCCGGAACCACCAGTGGACGCGTGGCTCCTAGACCTTTGCTTAGCCTCCTCGGCCAGGTTGGTTTCTACCATAGCCATTCTCTCTACGAGCTAAGACACTGTCTGAAAGTGTCCAACCGagcagtaggttcgaagttcgacccttaggcctcggacaAACCTACGTATTTGCACTGTCTCCTCTTCCAGCTCTTTACCTACGTaacgtctgagccggttgaacttctcCTCATACTCACGTACTGTCATGCATCCCTGGGAAAAATCCAGGAACTGAGACTCCAGGCGGTCCCACGCTTCAGCTGGAAAGTACttgtggttgaactcaacctcaaagtctgAAAAACGCTCAATAGTCCCATTGGTGCGTTTGTCCAATGCCAACCACCAGTTGTGTGCgtcaccttccaggaagtgaactgCAATGTCTTTCTTGTACTCCTCTGGACAACGAGTTGAACTGAAGTTTCGAGCTAAcctgctcctccactcgtctgacTCAATGGGATCAGAACTACCAGCAAACTGCTTCATACCCAGCTTGGAGATGTGAGCTAGCAagctcaagtaatccactctcctaaCTGGACGAACAGGCAGATCGATCTCCATCACATCAGCCTCAACTGTAGCTCGATCCTCAACTGTCCTTGCAGCTGTCCGAGCTACCTGTGCGGCTGCTTGAGCTACACCAGCCGCGGTCCCAGCTGTTTGAGCTGCCCTTTGAGTAGCCTGAGCTATGGCCTGATCTGGTGTGACCTGGCCCACGGAATAATTCACCAATGGGGTGAATGCTTGAgtgaaagccaacatctgagTGCCCATGGCCTTAACCACATCCAACACCTCGCGCATGGACGGCTCGGCCGCCTCCAAGGCACCCGTTCCCCGACTGGTCTGGTCTCCTGCATTGGAGGATTCACCTTCCTCCTCACGTCCCAACTCCTGCTGATCGCCCAGGTTATCTACCTGAACCTCCATAGGCAAGGTTGGCGCCACAGCCTCCCATGTCTCATTGGTTACCAGTCCCGCTTGGGTAGGCAACACTCGGGCAGGCAGCACTTGGGTAGGATTGATCCCGCCTTCCCCAACTGGTCCAGATGCACCAGCCGCCTCCTTGCCTTTCCGGCCCTTAGCCTTCTTTGTCCCCTTAGGTGTTCAAAACACAAACCAGTCAGTTCCATGAACTTCACAAACCTCATAACACACACGGTTAAGCTCAAACAACCCTTTCTACCCAACCTTACCGTGAGACCCAAGCCAGAAGTGTGGTGAACACATAACCCAaccaaatcctagaatcaagcatgctctgataccaact is part of the Brassica rapa cultivar Chiifu-401-42 unplaced genomic scaffold, CAAS_Brap_v3.01 Scaffold0191, whole genome shotgun sequence genome and encodes:
- the LOC117129837 gene encoding predicted GPI-anchored protein 58, with amino-acid sequence MPPRQAHRGGHYLLIPISSSSESSPPSTPAPLPTPSFEATPSGSSFETDPSEESYDQAPEHIPLSPDPYFMDIEVDVVHDSPVHGDHPAAPVSPVAHIPPAPAAHIPPAPAAPIPAAQPQPAPTDPAMIALLELMAEMVNLQYQALNAQREAQRAQPAP